A stretch of Geotrypetes seraphini chromosome 2, aGeoSer1.1, whole genome shotgun sequence DNA encodes these proteins:
- the LOC117355036 gene encoding gastrula zinc finger protein XlCGF26.1-like — protein MFPPEVPECDKSFSLKNTFTRHQTIHQAENPFSCSECGKIFHGKNGLTGHQSFHTGLKPFTCSECGKSFSLKNTLKRQQTIHQREKPFSCCECEVKRFSCSECGKSFTVRAGLTRNQIIHTGVKPYTCTECGKSFIQKAHLTTHQIIHTGVKPFSCTECGKSFSRKTVLTRHQRIPIGVKPFTCTECDKSFSLKGTLTIHQRIHTGVRPFTCTECGKSFSDKKLLTKPQRIHTGLKPFTCTECGVKPFTCTECGKSFNQKETPTTHQIIHTGQKPFSCFESGKSFSQRRALTIHQKIHTGVKPFSCSECAQSFRNITFQIHLIIHTGVKPFTYTECGKSFNRKETPKTHQIIHTGQKPFSCSECGKSFSLKGALTNHQKIHAGVKPFSCSECGKSFRLKVSLTGHQTIHTGVKPFSCSECGKSFLYKSALIIHQRSHTGVKPFSCTECGKSFNQKENLTTHQIIHTGQKPFSCSECGKSFHYKTALTIHQIIHTGVKQFTCTECGKSFSDKKSLTIHQRIHRGVTPFTCTECGKSVF, from the exons ATGTTTCCGCCGGAAGTCCCCGAGTGTGATAAAAGCTTCAGTCTGAAGAACACCTTCACAAGACACCAGACCATCCACCAAGCAGAGAATCCATTTTCATGTTCTGAGTGTGGTAAAATTTTTCATGGTAAGAATGGACTGACAGGACATCAGAGTTTTCACACAGGATTgaagccatttacatgttctgagtgtggtaaaagcttcagtcTTAAGAACACCCTCAAAAGACAGCAGACCATCCATCAAAGAGAGAAGCCATTTTCATGTTGTGAGTGTG AAGTGAAACGATTTTCATgttctgagtgtggtaaaagcttcacaGTGCGAGCAGGACTCACAAGAAACCAGATCATCCACACAGGAGTGaagccatatacatgtactgagtgtggtaaaagctttattcAGAAGGCTCACCTCACAACACACCAGATCATCCACACAGGAGTGAAGCCATtttcatgtactgagtgtggtaaaagcttcagtaGAAAGACTGTACTGACAAGGCATCAGAGAATCCCCATTGgagtgaaaccatttacatgtactgaatgtgataaaagcttcagtCTGAAGGGAACTCTCACAatacaccagagaattcacacagGTGTaagaccatttacatgtactgagtgtggtaaaagcttttctGATAAGAAGTTACTGACAAAACCCCAGAGAATTCACACAGGActgaagccatttacatgtactgagtgtg GagtgaagccatttacatgtactgagtgtggtaaaagctttaatcagaAGGAGACCCCCACAACACACCAGATCATCCATACAGGACAAAAGCCATTTTCATGTTTTGAgagtggtaaaagctttagtcagAGGAGAGCACTGACCATACACCAGAAAATCCACACTGGAGTGAAGCCATTTTCATGTTCTGAGTGTGCTCAAAGCTTCAGAAATATCACATTCCAAATTCACCTGATAATCCATACAGGAGTGAAGCCATTTACAtatactgagtgtggtaaaagctttaatcggAAGGAGACCCCCAAAACACACCAGATCATCCATACAGGACAAAAGCCATTTTCATgttctgagtgtggtaaaagctttagtctGAAGGGAGCACTGACCAACCACCAGAAAATCCATGCTGGAGTGAAGCCATTTTCATGTTCTGAGTGTGGAAAGAGCTTCAGGCTTAAGGTAAGCCTAACTGGACACCAGACCATTCACACAGGTGTGAAGCCATTTTCATgttctgagtgtggtaaaagtttTCTTTATAAGAGCGCACTCATAATACACCAGAGAAGTCACACAGGAGTTAAGCCATTTTCATgcactgagtgtggtaaaagctttaatcagaAGGAGAACCTCACAACACACCAGATCATCCATACAGGACAAAAGCCATTTTCATgttctgagtgtggtaaaagctttcatTATAAGACAGCACTCACAATACACCAGATAATTCACACAGGTGTGAAacaatttacatgtactgagtgtggtaaaagcttttctGACAAGAAATCACTGACAatacaccagagaattcacaGAGGAGTgacaccatttacatgtactgagtgtggtaaaagtgTTTTTTGA
- the LOC117355035 gene encoding gastrula zinc finger protein XlCGF26.1-like produces the protein MCTSIKDGENVINTGNIIKYQKTNTEKRIPSNLGCKKNINQDESFTRKTKFHPGERSVLNTECEKSFSQGEAFTDHKKTETGEESATSTKSEEIICRMANIPEYQEIEKNGRLYTCAVSGKSTSWKGNHRMVEKILGGTKPFTCTECDKSFLYKGALTIHQRIHTGVKPFTCTECGKRFSKKANLKIHLRIHTGMKPFTCTECGKSFRTKQQLKIHQRMHTGVKPFTCTECGKSFSQKVHLIGHQRIHTGVKPFTCTKCGKSFTVKAKLIIHQRIHTGVKPFTCTECGKSFSEKGTLREHQRIHTGVKPFSCNECGKSFISKKILTNHQKTHTGVKPFICTECGKSFSEKGTLREHQRIHTGVKPFTCTECGKSFSEKGTLREHLRIHTGMKPFTCTECGKSFRTKQQLKIHQRIHTGVKPFTCTECGKSFNSKKEQMQHRKNNKGTRMCTNIEYGENLFNKGNMTKYQKNNSDKRISSYPGCKKNINQDKNFTRKTKFNPEARSVLNTECEKRFSDGEPFTDHKKAETGEESATSTKSEEIFCKMANIPEYQETDKNERLFTCADRGRFTFWKRNHKIPGGTKPFTCTECGKSFPYKSALTIHQRIHTGPESPGVMDPKKARTIAATGGSPGESPGEYQKSPRESH, from the exons ATGTGTACAAGTATCAAAGATGGGGAAAACGTTATCAATACAGGAAACATTATAAAATACCAGAAAACCAATACTGAGAAAAGAATACCATCAAATCTTGgttgtaaaaaaaatataaaccaggacgAGAGCTtcacaagaaaaacaaaatttcacCCGGGAGAGAGATCAGTTTTAAATACCGAATGTGAGAAAAGCTTCAGTCAAGGAGAAGCATTTACAGATCATAAAAAGACTGAAACTGGTGAGGAATCAGCCACTTCTACTAAATCTGAAGAAATAATTTGCAGGATGGCAAATATCCCAGAATATCAGGAAATTGAGAAAAATGGGAGATTATATACTTGTGCTGTCAGTGGTAAAAGCACTTCTTGGAAAGGAAACCACAGAATGGTGGAGAAAATCCTTGGAGGAacaaagccatttacatgtactgagtgtgataAAAGCTTTCTTTATAAGGGCGCACTCACAatacaccagagaattcacacaggagtgaaaccatttacatgtactgagtgtggtaaacgCTTCAGTAAAAAGGCAAATCTCAAAATTCACCTGAGAATCCATACAGGAatgaagccatttacatgtactgagtgtggaaAAAGCTTCAGAACTAAGCAACAGCTCAAAATTCACCAGAGAATGCACACTGGAGTGAAACCATTtacgtgtactgagtgtggtaaaagcttcagtcAGAAAGTACACCTAATAGGCCACCAGAGAATCCACACAGGAgttaaaccatttacatgtactaagtgtggtaaaagctttactgTAAAAGCAAAACTCATAATACACCAGAGAATCCACACTGGagtgaagccatttacatgtactgagtgtggaaAAAGCTTTAGTGAGAAGGGAACACTGAGAGAACACCAGAGAATCCACACTGGAGTGAAGCCATTTTCATGCAATGAGTGTGGTAAAAGTTTCATTTCAAAGAAGATACTCACAAACCACCAGAAGACCCATACTGGAGTGAAGCCATTTATATGTACTGAGTGTGGAAAAAGCTTTAGTGAGAAGGGAACACTGAGAGAACACCAGAGAATCCACACTGGagtgaagccatttacatgtactgagtgtggaaAAAGCTTTAGTGAGAAGGGAACACTGAGAGAACACCTGAGAATCCATACAGGAatgaagccatttacatgtactgagtgtggaaAAAGCTTCAGAACTAAGCAACAGCTCAAAATTCACCAGAGAATCCACACTGGagtgaagccatttacatgtactgagtgtggtaaaagtttCAACAGCAAGAAAGAGCAAATGCAACACAGGAAAAATAATAAAGGAACTAGAATGTGTACAAATATCGAATATGGGGAAAACCTTTTCAATAAAGGAAACATGACAAAATACCAGAAAAACAATTCAGACAAGAGAATATCTTCATATCCTGgttgtaaaaaaaatataaaccaggataAGAATTTCACAAGAAAAACCAAATTTAACCCAGAAGCAAGATCAGTTTTAAATACCGAATGTGAGAAAAGGTTCAGTGATGGGGAACCATTCACAGATCATAAAAAGGCTGAAACTGGTGAGGAATCAGCCACTTCTACTAaatctgaagaaatattttgcaAGATGGCAAATATCCCAGAATATCAGGAAACTGacaaaaatgaaagattatttaCTTGTGCTGACCGTGGTAGATTCACTTTCTGGAAAAGAAACCACAAAATCCCTGGAGGAacaaagccatttacatgtactgagtgtggtaaaagctttcctTATAAGAGCGCACTCACAatacaccagagaattcacacagga CCTGAATCTCCCGGAGTAATGGATCCAAAGAAAGCACGAACAATAGCGGCGACagggggcagccctggcgagtccccCGGTGAATATCAAAAAAGCCCGAGAGAGTCCCATTGA